The following proteins are co-located in the Oenanthe melanoleuca isolate GR-GAL-2019-014 chromosome 4, OMel1.0, whole genome shotgun sequence genome:
- the TDO2 gene encoding tryptophan 2,3-dioxygenase yields the protein MSQCPFAGKNYLFNFNKLSLEDENDDKSQEGINKASKGGLIYGEYLQLNKILNAQELESEKNGKKIHDEHLFIVTHQAYELWFKQILWEMDSVRVIFQNGHVRDERNMLKVITRMNRISLILKLLVEQFSVLETMTALDFFDFRYHLSPASGFQSLQFRLLENKIGVPQSLRVPYNRRHYRDNFKGQDHELLLQSEQEPTLLQLVEAWLERTPGLDAEEFDFWGQFEENVLKGLEEEFALIQAKAESEEKDDLLSEFQKQRDVLLSLFDEKRHEHLLSKGERRLSYKALKGALMIYFYREEPRFQVPFQLLTSLMDLDVLMTKWRYNHVCLVHRMIGSKAGTGGSSGYHYLRSTVSDRYKVFVDLFNLSTFLVPRHWIPKMNPSIHKFLYTAEYCDSSYFSSDDSD from the exons ATGAGCCAGTGCCCCTTTGCGGGGAAGAATTACCT aTTTAATTTTAACAAGCTATCTTTGGAAGATGAAAATGATGACAAATCTCAAGAAGGAATAAATAAAGCCAGCAAAGGTGGGCTTATCTATGGAGAATACCTACAA ctgAACAAAATACTGAATGCTCAAGAACTTGAGAGTGagaagaatgggaaaaaaatccatgatgAGCATCTTTTCATTGTGACACATCAGG CATATGAACTTTGGTTTAAGCAGATTTTGTGGGAAATGGACTCTGTGCGAGTGATCTTTCAAAATGGTCAC GTAAGAGATGAGAGGAACATGCTGAAGGTTATTACTCGAATGAACAGAATTTCACTGATTCTGAAATTACTCGTGGAACAGTTCTCAGTTTTGGAAACTATGACTGCATTGGACTTCTTTGACTTCAG ATACCATCTAAGCCCAGCCTCGGGTTTTCAGAGCCTGCAGTTTCGCTTGCTAGAGAACAAGATTGGTGTTCCCCAAAGTCTGAGAGTCCCTTATAACAGAAGGCATTACCGTGATAACTTCAAGGGACAGGATCACGAACTACTGCTTCAATCAGAGCAAGAACCAACACTACTGCAACTTGTGGAG gCATGGCTGGAAAGAACTCCGGGACTTGATGCAGAAGAATTTGATTTCTGGGGACAATTTGAAGAGAATGTTTTAAAAGGCCTAGAAGAGGAATTTGCCTTGATACAG GCGAAAGCagaatcagaagaaaaagatgaCTTATTGTCTGAATTCCAAAAACAGAGAGATGTATTACTTTCATTATTTGATGAAAAACGCCATGAACATCTGCTCAGTAAAG GAGAGAGACGACTGTCCTACAAAGCACTGAAGGGGGCCTTGATGATCTACTTCTACAG GGAGGAGCCTCGTTTCCAGGTTCCCTTTCAGCTTCTTACCTCTCTTATGGATCTCGATGTGCTAATGACTAAATGGAGAT ATAACCATGTCTGTTTGGTGCACAGAATGATTGGCAGCAAGGCTGGCACTGGAGGCTCATCAGGCTACCACTACTTGCGCTCAACAGTGAG TGACAGATACAAGGTGTTCGTGGATTTGTTCAATCTTTCAACATTTCTAGTGCCAAGGCACTGGATACCAAAGATGAACCCAAGCATTCATAAATTCCTTTACACAGCAGAATACTGTGACAGCTCCTACTTCAGCAGTGATGACTCTGACTAG
- the CTSO gene encoding cathepsin O → MTRWQMAGLALLLCLLRPGSAALPAPAGSRLREEGGGGREREEAAALRESAERIRLLNSLSRDNTTAVYGINQFSHLFPEEFKAIYLRSLPHKLPRYIKVAKGKEKPLPKKFDWRDKKVIAKVRNQQTCGGCWAFSVVGGIESAYAIKRNTLEELSVQQVLDCSYNNYGCSGGSTVSALSWLNQTKVKLVRDSEYTFKAQTGLCHYFERSYFGVSITGFAAYDFSGQEEEMMRMLVSWGPLAVTVDAVSWQDYLGGIIQYHCSSGRANHAVLITGFDRTGSIPFWIVQNSWGPTWGIDGYVRVKIGSNVCGIAETVSAVFV, encoded by the exons ATGACACGGTGGCAGATGGCGGGGCTGGcgctgctcctctgcctgctgcgGCCGGGCAGTGCCGCCCTCCCGGCGCCTGCAGGCAGCCGGCTGCGGGAggagggcggcggcggccgggaaCGAGAGGAAGCGGCAGCTCTGCGG GAAAGCGCTGAAAGAATTAGATTATTGAATTCATTATCAAGAGATAATACAACTGCTGTCTATGGAATAAATCAGTTTTCTCACCTGTTTCCTGAGGAGTTCAAAG CTATTTACTTGAGAAGCCTACCTCACAAACTTCCCAGATACATAAAAGTGgcaaaggggaaggaaaagcctCTGCCAAAGAAGTTTGACTGGAGGGACAAGAAAGTCATTGCAAAAGTGAGAAATCAGCAGACA TGTGGTGGCTGCTGGGCTTTCAGTGTTGTAGGTGGGATAGAGTCTGCCTATGCAATTAAAAGAAACACCCTGGAAGAGCTGAGTGTGCAGCAAGTTCTTGACTGCTCATACAATAACTACGGCTGCAGCGGGGGATCCACTGTTAGCGCTTTGAGCTGGCTGAACCAG ACAAAAGTAAAACTCGTGAGAGATTCAGAATACACTTTTAAAGCTCAGACAGGACTGTGCCATTATTTTGAGCGCTCATATTTTGGAGTTTCAATAACAGGATTTGCTGCATATGACTTCAG TGGTCAAGAAGAGGAAATGATGAGGATGCTTGTCAGCTGGGGCCCTTTAGCAGTGACAGTCGATGCTGTTAGCTGGCAGGATTATCTCGGTGGAATCATACAATATCACTGCTCCAGTGGAAGAGCAAACCATGCTGTTCTTATCACTGGTTTTGACAGAACAG GTAGCATCCCTTTCTGGATTGTACAGAACTCATGGGGACCAACATGGGGAATAGATGGCTACGTTCGTGTTAAGATAGGCAGCAATGTCTGTG GTATAGCAGAAACAGTTTCAGCAGTATTTGTTTGA